The Erwinia billingiae Eb661 nucleotide sequence CGCATGAAGCCGATGCCATACCTGACAAACCATGGCTAACCATGGGGATAGGCAACGAGAGCTTGAAAACACGTTACAGCGAAGCACAAATGGTTGAAATCTGGGACCGGCTGGTAAATTCCTTACGCTACAAATAGTTGATTCAATCTTTATAGTTCTCAGTGTACGTTTCCACGCATATAGGATGATGATCTGCAGTGGTGATTATCAACCCAGAACCATGCTGTGTAATTAATACTCATTAAGTAAGGAAATACAATGAGCGTAGGATATTTTCTAATAGTTGGTGATAGCACCACCTGTGGCGGAAAAATTTTAACGGGTGCCCCCCGTTTTTTATGGGGGGGTAAACCTACTGCCAGAGCTGGGGACATGGTTTCATGCGGTCGATTTACCGGTACATTTAAAATATTAGCGGGTGTGGGGGACATGTTTGATGAGGGGGTGATGCTAGCCGGTTCACTTGAAAGCTTTAGTTCTTGTCCGTGCCGCGCACGATTTATACCTTCTATACAAGACTCTTATTCAAAATAAAAATGGAATAATTTATAATATGGCCTGGCCTATACCTGATATTCCAGAGAAATATTCCTTTCCCAAGCCAAAAATTTGGCTGTGGATAGTTGTGTTGCTAGTTATACAAACGTTTGGGTTTATAACCAGTATGTGGGTATTTAAAACCACGAATTATGATGCCATTTTGCTCAGTGGTGTACTTTCTGCTTTTTTACTGTGGCTATGTATATTTGGCGTAGTGTTTAATCGCTATGAACAATCTTCAAATGCCAGAATAAGTTGGGAAGCCGAGAGAGAACGGACTAAAGCTGAATGGCAGCAGTGGAGCCGTCGGCAGCTTGCGGTAGTAGGAAATGTTTTATTTTCTCCTGAAGAAAATGGGATGGAGTCGCTATTGGGCGAATTCGAAGATGTTCCTGCATACCCTGAAAAAGCACGACCGTTATTTAATTCGCCATGCATCTATGCCTCATTAATGAGAAAGATAGACCTTAATCTTGAGCAGCAATATCCTCGCTATCGTAATTTAATGCACGCTATTTATGTATTACAGGCTTCAGGGCGATATGATAAGAAGAGTAATAAGGCCATTTTCCAACAATGGGATTTAGTCCCTGACATCATTGATCCTACCCAGCCCCTACACTCTCTATTCGATTCACATGATAGCGATGGACTGGTTTTAATTATTTGCTTTCAAAACTGGTCTGCACTTGCTGCCGGCGAAGTCAGTGAATTCATATCTGCCCAGCTTATGGCCATGCCCAAGTATGCCCGGCAACATTCTATACCGGTTATTGCTGGGTTGAATCGTATAATGCCGCTGGAGGCTGGGAGCTTCAAAAAAGATTTGGATATGTTTTTCGAATATAGCCAAGCGGGTAAACAGGATCTTGAATATATCTGGCTTTCTGGTAATACAGAAAAAACAACCGCAGAAATCATGCAATACGCAACAGATACTCAATGGTTATTACCAAATAGCCAGCCATTACGCTCTGTTGATTTTTCATTTGGACCGCCGGGAGAAATGGCTTTGCCCCTTGGCATAGCAATGATGGTTGAAGTCGCGAATAAAAAAGATAAAGACCAACTATTTATCTATCAAACACCACATCAAACTGGGGCACTTTGTCTGATTACCCGGGAGCTTTATCTATGAAGGAACATACAATACAGCCTGCCGCACGATATGGCTCTTGGGGATATTTTCTCCTGATTATTGGATTGGCAGGGATAAGTGCATTACTGCTGTATATCAATCAGGATGCATTGGAGAGTGCAGGAGCAACGCGTCATACGGTCTGGGCCATATGGGGAGCCATATTTGCCGTCTTGCTTTTTGGTCTGATTGGCTCACCGCTGTGGTGGCGTTGGCAACAAAGAAAAAATCAGGCAATTTACAAACCATATACGGCGAGTAAGGCAAATAAATCAACATCTGCTAACACCGCAGTTGTTGGGCAAAGTTTGATCCGTCTTAAAATTTACCTCCGCAACCGCTATCACCTGTTCTGGCGCTACAAGGTACGCCTGTTGCTGGTCGTCGGCGATGATGCCGCGCGTGAAGCGCTGATCCCCGGGCTGCGGGAGCAGCAGTGGTTGGAAGGGCAGCGCACCGTTCTGATTGACGGCGGTAGCCTCAGCTCAGAACCGGACGCCGACAAGCTCGGCACGCTGAGCAGGCTGCGACGTAGCCGGCCGCTCGACGGTATTGTCTGGGTACTGGCACACGGCCAGCTGATGACCCCGCAGATGCAGGATTACGGTCTGCGCAGCCTGGAGAATATTTCGCAGGCGCTTCGCTGGCAGCCGCCGGTCTGGCTGTGGCAGCTGCATGGTAGCGACTGGTCCCAGCAGGGGCGCGAAGAACAGACGGTTGGCGTCCTGTTTTCCGCGCGCGTGCGATCGGAAGAGGTCAGTGAGCAGCTCGACAGTTTGGCCCCGCAGCTGCGTGAGCAGGGCATGGCGCAGATTGCGCTGCATCGCGAACATGACTTTCTGCTTCGGCTGGGCAGCGAGCTGGCGCAGGGGGAAAGCCTGCAGTGGCAGCAGCGCCTGACACGCTGGCTGACCCTGCAACCGCCTATTCCGCTGCGCGGGCTGATGTTCAGCCTGCCGTCCGACGCGCGGGTTTCGGCCAGCCATGACCATGCGGTGACTCTCTCCAACAGTTGGGACGGCATCGTGAATGCCAGCCGGCATATTTCCGGGCATCGCATCGGCATGCCCTGGCAGCGGGTGCTGGCCTGGGCGCTGATGGCGTTTATTGGACTGTGGGGCGCGGGTCTGCTGCTCTCATTTGCGCTCAACCGTCAGCAGATTGTCAGCATGGCGGAGAAGGCCCAAATGCTGGTGCAGACTCCGACGATTTCCGATCGGCAGCTCACCGACCTGCACGCACTGCGCAACGATGCCGGGCTACTTAAGTACCATCATCAGGACGGCACGCCCTGGTATCAACGCTTTGGCCTCGACCATAATACGCCGCTGCTTGAAGCGATGATGCCGTGGTACGGCGTGGCGAATAACCGCCTGATACGCGACCCGGCCAGCGCCGCGTTGCAGCAGCGGCTGAACGCGCTGGCAGAGCTGCCGCCAAACAGCCCGCTGCGCGCCGAACGCGCTAAACCGGGATATGACCAGCTCAAGGCATGGCTGATGATGGCGCGCCCGGATAAGGCAGACGGCGCGTATTACGCGCAGGTGATGAAGACGGTGCAACCGACCCGGGACGGCATCTCGCCCGGCCTGTGGGTGAGCCTGGCGCCGGACCTGTGGGCGTTTTACATCACGGAGCTGCCGCACCAGCCGCAGTGGAAAATTATCCCGGATGCCTCGTTAGTCAGCCAAAGCCGCGAGGTTCTGCTGCAGCAGATTGGCCGACGTAATGCCGAAAGCACGCTGTATCAGAACATGCTGAAATCGGTGCGCCGCAACTTTGCCGACGTCTCCCTGGAGGATATGACCAGCGGCACCGATGCGCGCCGACTGTTCACCACCAATGCAACAGTGCCAGGCATGTTCACTCGCCAGGCATGGGAAGGCGGCGTGCAGCAGGCGATTGAGACCGCGGCCAAATCACGGCGCGATGAGATTGACTGGGTGCTGAGCGACAATCGTCGTAGCCTGTCCGCTGACCTCACGCCGGAAAGGCTGAAAGAGCGCCTTACGCAGCGCTACTTCACCGACTTTGCCGGCAGCTGGCTCAGCTTCCTTAACGGCCTGCACCTGAACCCGGCTGCCAATATTGCTGACGTCACCGATCAGCTGACGCTGATGAGCGATGTACGTCAGTCGCCGTTGATTGCACTGATGAACACGCTGGCATGGCAGGGGCAGGCCGGGCAGAAAAGCGAGGCGCTGTCAGACTCGTTAATCAAATCGGCGAAGGAGCTGGTCGGCAGTAGCCAAAAGCCGGTCATTGACCAGGGCGCAGCCGGTCCGCAGGGCCCGCTTGACGAGACCTTCGGTCCGCTGTTGACGCTGATGGGGAGGAATAGCGCCGCCAACGCGCTGGCCGGTGACGACAGTCCGAGCCTGCAAACTTACCTGACGCGCATTACCCGCGTGCGCCTGCGACTGCAGCAGGTGGCGGGCAGCTCTGACCCGCAGGAGATGATGCAGACACTGGCACAAACCGTGTTCCAGGGCAAAAGCATTGACCTGACCGATACGCGGCAATATGGCAGCCTGATTGCCGCCAGCCTCGGCGAGGAGTGGAGTGGCTTTGGACAGACGATGTTTGTTCAGCCACTGACCCAGGCATGGGAAACGGTGTTGCAACCCTCCGCCGCCAGCCTTAATGATAAATGGTCACGCTCGGTGGTGGCGTTGTGGCGCAGCGCGTTTGATGGGCGCTACCCGTTTGCCGCCAGCAATAACGACGCCTCGCTGCCGATGCTGGCCGAGTTCCTGCGCAAGGATAGCGGGCGCATTGAGCGCTTTCTTAACAGCGAGCTGAGCGGTGTGTTGCACAAAGAGGGCAGCCAGTGGGTGCCGGACCGCACTAACAGCCAGAGCCTGACCTTTAACCCGGCGTTTATTAAAGCGCTCAATCAGCTGAGCCAGCTGTCAGACGTGCTGTTCACCGACGGCAGTCAGGGCATCAGTTTTGAGCTGCAGGCAAGGCCGACGCCGGGGGTGGTTCAGACTCAGCTCACTATCGATGGCCAGCAGCAGAAGTACTTCAATCAGATGGCTGAATGGCAGACCTTCCGCTGGCCGGGGGACACCTTTAAGCCGGGTACCCTGCTGACATGGAGCACCAACAGTGCCGGCGCCAGACTGTTTGGCGACTATAGCGGCACATGGGGATTGATCCGCTGGCTGGAGCAGGGTAAGCGTCACCAGCTTGACCGCAGCCAGTGGATGATGATCTTTACTGCCCCTGACGGTAGCGTCCTGCAGTGGGCACTGCGCTCACAGCTGGGCAGCGGACCGTTACAGCTGCTGCAGCTGCGTAACTTCGCGCTGCCGGCAGAGATTTTCAGCGTCGATGCCGAAATGGCCGCACAGGCGCAGCCGGGAAGTGATGAGCTACCCGCCATGGAAGGAGAATCCTAATGACCACCCTGCAAAATTTAGTCATCGCCTGCCGGGCAGATGAAGGCACGCTAATTCCTCTGGCACAGGCGCGGGCTGATAACTGGAGCGCATGGTTGCTACCGCTGAGTGACGCGCAACCGATGGGAGATGAACCCGGTTATGACGATGATTTCCAACGCATTCGCGAAGAGGTGAACAAGCTCTCCGGCATTGATACCTCGCTCATCTGCCAGTTGGCCGAAAAGCTACTGACCACGGTCAGCAAGGACCTGCGCGTAGTGACCTTCTACATCTGGGCGCGATTACATCAGGATGGCGAGGTCGGGCTGGCGGAAGGGTTGGAACTGCTGGCCGCCATATTACAGCGCTTCGGTGTGCAGCTGCACCCGCAGCGTGAACGCAGCCGCAAATCCGCGCTGGAGTGGCTCGGTAGCGGGCGCGTGCTCGACAGCCTCTCGCTCTACCCGGAGGTGGATATGGCGGCCATGCAGCGCATCACCGGCGCACTGCTGATGGCGGATCAGGCGATGCAGTCGTTTGCCGAAGCGCACCGCCCGCAGCTTACCGGGCTGTGCCTGGCGCTGGAAACCCGGCTGGCGCAGAGCGGCGGGGCAAGCAGCATGGTGCCGCAGACCAGTCGTGATGAGTCCTTATCTACTGCTGTGCCGTCAGCGGCGGCCCCGGCGATGACGGCCGTGACATCCGGGCGCGATCTGCTCGACCAGGCGAAAATGCTGGCGGGCTACCTTCGCGATCGGCCTGGCGGCTGGCTGGCAGGACACCACCTGATGAAAAGTATTCGCTGGGACACCGTGACAGAGTTGCCGCCGCTTGATGCCAGCGGTCGTACCCGACTCGCGCCGCCGAAGCCGGACCACCGTGCCCAACTCAAGCGTTTGTATCTGCAGCAGAGCTGGATGGAACTGCTGGAGCAGGCCGACAGCCTGTATGCCCAGGGCGTCAACCATCTGTGGCTGGATTTGCAGTGGTACAGCTGGCAGGCGTTGGCGAAACTGGATGCCGATAGCGTGCGTGCCGATATCCTCTGTCGCGGAGTTAAGGGACTGCTTTCGCGGCTGCCTGGACTGGAGGCACTGGCGTTCAACGACGGCACGCCGTTTGCCGATGAAGTTACGCAGAACTGGATAGGCCAGCAGGTGATGGATGACCCGGGCGATTGGGGTTCTGACGCGCTGACTCCTGAATCGCAAAGTGATGAAGAGGTGCTGCTGCTTGAGCCTGAGTTGCTGGCGCTGGCGGACAGCGATGGCATTGAAGCCGCGTTTGGCTGGCTGCAGTCGCGCCCGGGTATGACTTCCGTGCGCGACCGCTGGCTGATGCGCCTGCTGATGGCGCGCGTGGCCGAGCAATACGCCCGCCATGAACTGGCATTCCACCTGCTTGGCGAACTGGACAGCGGTGCACAAACCCTGACGCTGCAACACTGGTCCCCGGGGTTGCTGTTTGAGGTGCGGGCGCGGCGTCTGAAGCTGCTGCGCATTAAAGCCTCGCGCAGCGAAACGGATAAAACCCGCATTCAGCCTGAGATGGACCTGCTGCTAAGCGGATTAATCAGCCTCGACCCGGTACGTGCGGCAGTACTTTGCGTTTGATCTCCCCCTCCAGTACACCCCTTATTCAGGTTTTATTATGGACGACTTAACCCTGCGTTATTACGACGCTGAAATGCGCTACTTGCTCGAAGCCGGTGAAGAGTTTGCCCGTGCCCATCCGGATCGGGCGGCACTGCTGAACCTGGATAAATCAGGTGCGCGCGACCCCTACGTTGAACGCCTCTTCGAGGGCTTTGCCTTTATGATGGGGCGCCTGCGCGAAAAGCTCGACGACGACCTGCCTGAGCTGACGGAAGGGCTGGTCACGCTGCTGTGGCCGCACTATCTGCGCACCATCCCGTCGATGTCGGTGGTGGAGTTCAGCCCTGACTGGCGTGAAATGAAAGAGAAAATACGGATTGCGAAGGGAGCAGAAGTCCTTTCCCGGCCGATAGGTGAGAAGTCGACACGTTGCCGTTATACAACGACCCAGGAAATCAGCCTGATGCCGCTGGCGCTGGAGCGGGTTTCGCTCTCAACCGACCCGGACGGCTGCTCGGTAGTATGCCTGCGCTTTGCCTGCAGCAGCCTGGCCGACTGGAGCCGTGTGGATCTCAGCCTGATCCCATTCTACTTCGATGCCGACGCGCCGCTGGCCTGTGCCATGCACGAAGCTTTTACCTTAAACAATGCAGGCATTTGGCTGCGCCTGCCTGGCGACCCGGATCGCCGTCCGCTGGATGCGCGCTTTACCGCGTTGGGATTTGGTGAAGACGACGGACTGTGGCCAAAGAGCAATAGCAGCTTCAGTGGTTACCAGCTGCTGCTGGAGTACTTTGCCTTTCGCGAGAAGTTTATGTTCACCGGCCTGCGCGGCCTGGAGAATGTTGCGCTGCCTGCGGATCTGCCGTGGTTCGAAATCGACGTGGTGTTGGGGCAGCGCTGGGAACATGACTTTACCTTCAGTGAGAAACATCTGCGGTTGCACTGCGCGCCGGTGATCAACCTCTTTCCACTGGAGTCCGATCCGCTGACGCTAAACTCGCTGCAGACCGAATACCTGCTGCGCCCGATGCGCGTGCAGGATGGTCATACGGAAATTTATTCCGTTGACTCGGTGATGTCTTCCGGCAATCACATCTATGTACCGTTCTCCAGCTTCCGACATAAAGGCGGAATGATGCGCCACGAAGCGCCGGAATATTACTACCATTCCCGCGTGCGGCGCGGCGCATCAGGGCTGCATAACACCTGGCTGATTCTCGGCGGGGAAGCCTTTGATAACCATAGCGTGCCAAATGAAGAAAGCCTGTCGCTGACGCTGACCGGTACCAATGGCCAGTTGCCGCGTCGTGCACTGCAGAGCACGGTGCTGGATACCGCGATAATAACCAACTCTGCTAGCGTGGGGGTGCGAAACCTTTGTGCGCCGACGCTGCCCTGTTATCCGCCGGACCGTGACCGCTTCCACTGGCGGGTGCTGAGCCATCTTGGCAGCAACTTCCTGTCGATGATGGACAATGCCGAAGTGCTGCGCGGTACGCTGGCCCTGTACGAGTGGACCGGCAGCGAGATGAACCGCCGCCGCCTGGAAGCGATAGTCGACGTTAGCCACAGCGAAATCGAGCGCTTTGAGCAGGGCTACCTGCTGCGCGGCGTGCAGATTGAGGTGACGCTCGACAGTCACGGCTTTGCCGGGCACGGGGATATCTGCCTGTTCGGCGAGATGCTCAGCCATTTTTTCGCCCTGTACACCGACATCTATCTGTTTAACCGCCTGGTTATCATTCTGCAACCCACCGGAGAGCGCCTGGAATGGCAAGAGAAACACAACCGCCGCATTCCCGGCTAAGTCCGCGCATGGAAGCGGACCTGACGCGGATGAACTTTTACCGCTTCTGCCAGCTGCTGGAAAAACAGCACCCGGATAAACCCCCGCTCGGCAGTACTAGCCACCTGCGAGATGACACTGTGCGCTTCAGCCCGTGGCCGGGTATGGGTTTTCCTGCCGGCGAGCTGAAAAGCGTGGAGTACAGTGAAGACGATGTCACGTTGGCACCAAAAGTGCGTACCACCTTTATGGGCGTCTACGGAGTGGATTCTCCGCTACCGACCGCCTATCTCGACGACATCAGCCAGCGGCGGGAGGGACACGAGGAGCTGCAGGATTTTCTCGATATCTTCAGCCATCGCATCCTGACGCAGTTCTACCGCATCTGGTGTAAATACTCCTATCCGGCCACCTTCGAAAGCGGCGGAACGGACAGCATCTCCCAGTCGCTGCTCGGGCTGATAGGGCTGGGAATTCCCGGCACTGCCAGCCATATCGCCACTCCGGTTTCGCGCTTTCTGGCGCTGCTCGGCGTGCTGCGCCAGCCTGCAAAAACCCAGCAGGGCGTGCAGGCAATGGTACGCCTGCTGGCGCCAGAAACGCGGGCGCGGGTCAGCCCATATTGCCTGCGCCCGATTGAAATCAATCAGCCGCTCGGCTTCTACGGCGAGCAGGATTTTTTGCTGGATGGCAACACCCCGCTGGGTGATGAAGTGATGGATACCAGCAGCCAGCTGCTGATTGAATTAATGACCGACTGCGAGCGTGAAGCACAGGGCTGGAAGCCGGACGGTCAGCTGTATCTGGATTTTCTGGTGATGCTGCGCGTTTATCTCGGCTGGCGTTTTAAAGCGAAAATTCGTCTGACCGTCAGTACAGCTCTGCTGCCCGTTGTGCCTCTTGGAGAAGCCCCGTTCTGGCTGGGCATGAGCGGGGTACTGGGCGTGGAGGGGAAAGA carries:
- a CDS encoding PAAR domain-containing protein produces the protein MSVGYFLIVGDSTTCGGKILTGAPRFLWGGKPTARAGDMVSCGRFTGTFKILAGVGDMFDEGVMLAGSLESFSSCPCRARFIPSIQDSYSK
- a CDS encoding ImcF-related family protein, which encodes MKEHTIQPAARYGSWGYFLLIIGLAGISALLLYINQDALESAGATRHTVWAIWGAIFAVLLFGLIGSPLWWRWQQRKNQAIYKPYTASKANKSTSANTAVVGQSLIRLKIYLRNRYHLFWRYKVRLLLVVGDDAAREALIPGLREQQWLEGQRTVLIDGGSLSSEPDADKLGTLSRLRRSRPLDGIVWVLAHGQLMTPQMQDYGLRSLENISQALRWQPPVWLWQLHGSDWSQQGREEQTVGVLFSARVRSEEVSEQLDSLAPQLREQGMAQIALHREHDFLLRLGSELAQGESLQWQQRLTRWLTLQPPIPLRGLMFSLPSDARVSASHDHAVTLSNSWDGIVNASRHISGHRIGMPWQRVLAWALMAFIGLWGAGLLLSFALNRQQIVSMAEKAQMLVQTPTISDRQLTDLHALRNDAGLLKYHHQDGTPWYQRFGLDHNTPLLEAMMPWYGVANNRLIRDPASAALQQRLNALAELPPNSPLRAERAKPGYDQLKAWLMMARPDKADGAYYAQVMKTVQPTRDGISPGLWVSLAPDLWAFYITELPHQPQWKIIPDASLVSQSREVLLQQIGRRNAESTLYQNMLKSVRRNFADVSLEDMTSGTDARRLFTTNATVPGMFTRQAWEGGVQQAIETAAKSRRDEIDWVLSDNRRSLSADLTPERLKERLTQRYFTDFAGSWLSFLNGLHLNPAANIADVTDQLTLMSDVRQSPLIALMNTLAWQGQAGQKSEALSDSLIKSAKELVGSSQKPVIDQGAAGPQGPLDETFGPLLTLMGRNSAANALAGDDSPSLQTYLTRITRVRLRLQQVAGSSDPQEMMQTLAQTVFQGKSIDLTDTRQYGSLIAASLGEEWSGFGQTMFVQPLTQAWETVLQPSAASLNDKWSRSVVALWRSAFDGRYPFAASNNDASLPMLAEFLRKDSGRIERFLNSELSGVLHKEGSQWVPDRTNSQSLTFNPAFIKALNQLSQLSDVLFTDGSQGISFELQARPTPGVVQTQLTIDGQQQKYFNQMAEWQTFRWPGDTFKPGTLLTWSTNSAGARLFGDYSGTWGLIRWLEQGKRHQLDRSQWMMIFTAPDGSVLQWALRSQLGSGPLQLLQLRNFALPAEIFSVDAEMAAQAQPGSDELPAMEGES
- the tssA gene encoding type VI secretion system protein TssA produces the protein MTTLQNLVIACRADEGTLIPLAQARADNWSAWLLPLSDAQPMGDEPGYDDDFQRIREEVNKLSGIDTSLICQLAEKLLTTVSKDLRVVTFYIWARLHQDGEVGLAEGLELLAAILQRFGVQLHPQRERSRKSALEWLGSGRVLDSLSLYPEVDMAAMQRITGALLMADQAMQSFAEAHRPQLTGLCLALETRLAQSGGASSMVPQTSRDESLSTAVPSAAAPAMTAVTSGRDLLDQAKMLAGYLRDRPGGWLAGHHLMKSIRWDTVTELPPLDASGRTRLAPPKPDHRAQLKRLYLQQSWMELLEQADSLYAQGVNHLWLDLQWYSWQALAKLDADSVRADILCRGVKGLLSRLPGLEALAFNDGTPFADEVTQNWIGQQVMDDPGDWGSDALTPESQSDEEVLLLEPELLALADSDGIEAAFGWLQSRPGMTSVRDRWLMRLLMARVAEQYARHELAFHLLGELDSGAQTLTLQHWSPGLLFEVRARRLKLLRIKASRSETDKTRIQPEMDLLLSGLISLDPVRAAVLCV
- the tssF gene encoding type VI secretion system baseplate subunit TssF is translated as MDDLTLRYYDAEMRYLLEAGEEFARAHPDRAALLNLDKSGARDPYVERLFEGFAFMMGRLREKLDDDLPELTEGLVTLLWPHYLRTIPSMSVVEFSPDWREMKEKIRIAKGAEVLSRPIGEKSTRCRYTTTQEISLMPLALERVSLSTDPDGCSVVCLRFACSSLADWSRVDLSLIPFYFDADAPLACAMHEAFTLNNAGIWLRLPGDPDRRPLDARFTALGFGEDDGLWPKSNSSFSGYQLLLEYFAFREKFMFTGLRGLENVALPADLPWFEIDVVLGQRWEHDFTFSEKHLRLHCAPVINLFPLESDPLTLNSLQTEYLLRPMRVQDGHTEIYSVDSVMSSGNHIYVPFSSFRHKGGMMRHEAPEYYYHSRVRRGASGLHNTWLILGGEAFDNHSVPNEESLSLTLTGTNGQLPRRALQSTVLDTAIITNSASVGVRNLCAPTLPCYPPDRDRFHWRVLSHLGSNFLSMMDNAEVLRGTLALYEWTGSEMNRRRLEAIVDVSHSEIERFEQGYLLRGVQIEVTLDSHGFAGHGDICLFGEMLSHFFALYTDIYLFNRLVIILQPTGERLEWQEKHNRRIPG
- the tssG gene encoding type VI secretion system baseplate subunit TssG gives rise to the protein MARETQPPHSRLSPRMEADLTRMNFYRFCQLLEKQHPDKPPLGSTSHLRDDTVRFSPWPGMGFPAGELKSVEYSEDDVTLAPKVRTTFMGVYGVDSPLPTAYLDDISQRREGHEELQDFLDIFSHRILTQFYRIWCKYSYPATFESGGTDSISQSLLGLIGLGIPGTASHIATPVSRFLALLGVLRQPAKTQQGVQAMVRLLAPETRARVSPYCLRPIEINQPLGFYGEQDFLLDGNTPLGDEVMDTSSQLLIELMTDCEREAQGWKPDGQLYLDFLVMLRVYLGWRFKAKIRLTVSTALLPVVPLGEAPFWLGMSGVLGVEGKEIPTDIPQTFTTELGSYYGLQPTTHVKGNKRVNYQFD